A portion of the Paucilactobacillus hokkaidonensis JCM 18461 genome contains these proteins:
- a CDS encoding PD-(D/E)XK nuclease family protein, whose amino-acid sequence MSLGFILGTAAKEHQVKLLDQLAADMATYPDDQFYYLVPNHIKFESEINVLDELAKRKNGNGQDSYAQSKLQVFSFSRLAWYLLKDTAAYQAPRLSTTGLNMLVFQIISDHQGELKLFAGEYNQPGFINELTNQLEELKQSRISAADLANLVSQLNGVNNDLTAKLHDLVLVYAAYEQAVSGQYLGNAEIYGQLAQYLEEQDFSHAHFYLDRFSQFTACEQQIVSALICNAQSVLISLTLDKAYPKQTPDPNDLFYESGTLYHHLYQQAKQHEINIIIDQYASSVRVDNELAQLDRFLIADAKMAQIDPEELEQTFNLQMFTADNRFTELQQVARQIRQLVSTGKYRYRDFLVLTRHLDGYANALEPVFQQYQVPVFNDHERAMDDHPLVELINAIFAVKQHYYRYSDLMRLLKTELLIPQVDGMAASVVSFRQALAVTENWLLKTGYHGDDWLQENDWQYYRFRETDTGVQSDKIVADTAQINLIRHFVKKTLPPLFAALENAQDGKAAATVLYQFLIDQGVDQQLIVWRDRQIELGDLDQAAQPEQVWQTFCDLLDEYVTILGDRPFNPDDFQSLLQAGFSAATYSQIPSTLDQVMMSETGIVQSNQRKITFMIGTTDQVMPDIPSERGLLSDQDKTILQGYLDDEQYLPAGGVEQLANEPFVNYLGFMSGCQRLYLSYPQVDDQGQAIQASEYVLAIQKFFKLNPVNYHQLPLINETKVAPYVSAPDATIGSLVQIGRQAVDQHTEIPLIWRFIYRQLKTLPQSNAKLETVLKSLDYKNIPAKLKPEIVTGLYGDTINTSVSKLEEFYENEYAYFLKFGLKLKERDMFELSPANTGEFFHATLDQLIKRIQQLKVPMKELSQSQLDDLINQVIDNVSQAPQFIILASSARMKYIGGQLSATVHQMGQALYQQSQYTPMRPTKTEVLFGQIQDQTGLDALKFELPDNRQVNVRGKIDRIDQLTTATGNYLGIVDYKSGKRDFKFGDAYYGLAMQMLTYLNAVELNLDHLDVDPNSKLAGALYMHIQNPKFKQADITKGLGQAKLKQNKYKGLLLSDPNLLDQLDTQLDDTYGHSDIYPLYKKSKGGFSGKELVTPEQMELLLKRNRERIQYAAQHIFAGETNLNPVKWPNQQTALQYSPYKDIFQFDAMLPENSYRQLQSLDAKEVFELLKEEQD is encoded by the coding sequence ATGAGTTTAGGGTTTATTTTAGGAACTGCTGCAAAAGAACATCAGGTAAAATTATTGGATCAATTGGCCGCTGATATGGCGACTTATCCAGATGATCAATTTTATTATTTAGTACCTAATCATATTAAATTTGAGTCTGAAATTAACGTGTTAGATGAATTGGCAAAACGAAAAAATGGTAACGGACAAGATAGTTATGCGCAATCTAAATTACAGGTATTTTCATTTAGTCGGCTGGCCTGGTATTTATTGAAAGATACAGCCGCTTATCAGGCGCCGCGGCTGTCGACGACTGGGCTAAATATGTTGGTCTTTCAAATTATAAGTGACCATCAGGGTGAATTGAAGTTATTCGCGGGTGAGTATAATCAACCAGGCTTTATTAATGAATTAACGAATCAGCTAGAAGAATTAAAACAATCACGGATTAGTGCGGCTGATTTAGCTAACTTAGTTAGTCAGTTAAACGGGGTCAATAATGATTTAACGGCTAAACTACACGATTTAGTTTTAGTTTATGCGGCGTATGAGCAGGCTGTTAGTGGTCAATATTTGGGAAATGCAGAGATTTATGGTCAGTTGGCACAATATTTGGAAGAACAAGATTTTAGCCATGCCCATTTTTATTTGGATCGGTTTTCTCAATTTACTGCCTGTGAACAACAAATTGTATCAGCTTTAATTTGCAACGCACAGTCTGTATTAATTTCACTGACCCTTGATAAGGCCTATCCAAAGCAGACACCAGATCCGAATGACTTATTTTACGAATCAGGGACCTTATATCACCATTTGTACCAACAAGCAAAACAACATGAAATTAATATCATTATTGATCAATATGCGAGTTCTGTTCGAGTAGACAATGAATTAGCACAATTAGATCGTTTTTTAATTGCGGATGCGAAAATGGCGCAAATTGATCCGGAAGAATTGGAGCAAACTTTTAACCTGCAAATGTTCACAGCAGATAATCGCTTTACTGAGTTACAGCAAGTGGCAAGACAAATTAGACAGCTTGTTTCGACTGGTAAGTATCGGTATCGTGACTTTTTAGTTTTAACGAGGCACTTGGATGGTTATGCAAATGCATTGGAGCCTGTTTTTCAACAATATCAGGTACCAGTTTTTAATGATCATGAACGTGCCATGGACGACCATCCATTGGTTGAATTGATTAATGCAATATTTGCAGTTAAGCAACATTATTATCGTTATTCTGATTTGATGCGGTTATTAAAAACAGAACTGTTAATTCCGCAGGTGGATGGAATGGCCGCGTCAGTTGTTTCGTTCCGACAAGCATTAGCAGTAACTGAAAATTGGCTGTTAAAAACTGGCTATCATGGGGATGATTGGTTACAAGAAAATGATTGGCAATATTATCGTTTTCGTGAAACTGATACGGGTGTGCAATCCGACAAAATTGTAGCAGATACGGCTCAAATTAATTTAATTCGTCATTTTGTTAAGAAAACTTTGCCACCATTATTTGCTGCCTTGGAAAATGCGCAAGATGGCAAAGCAGCAGCCACTGTTTTATATCAATTTTTGATTGACCAGGGAGTGGACCAACAATTAATTGTATGGCGTGATCGTCAAATTGAACTGGGCGATCTAGATCAAGCGGCACAACCAGAGCAGGTGTGGCAAACTTTTTGTGACCTATTAGATGAATATGTCACCATCCTAGGCGACCGCCCATTTAACCCAGATGATTTTCAATCGTTATTACAGGCTGGGTTTAGTGCGGCCACTTATTCTCAAATTCCATCAACTTTAGATCAGGTCATGATGTCCGAAACAGGAATCGTGCAGAGTAATCAGCGAAAAATTACTTTTATGATTGGTACCACTGATCAAGTCATGCCAGATATTCCAAGTGAGCGAGGGCTACTTTCAGATCAGGATAAAACAATTTTACAAGGGTATTTGGATGATGAGCAGTATTTACCTGCTGGTGGCGTGGAACAACTTGCGAATGAACCATTTGTTAATTACCTAGGGTTTATGAGCGGATGTCAACGGCTTTATTTGTCTTACCCTCAAGTAGATGATCAGGGACAAGCAATTCAGGCATCCGAATACGTGCTTGCAATTCAGAAATTTTTTAAATTAAACCCAGTTAATTATCATCAATTGCCACTTATTAATGAAACAAAGGTGGCCCCATATGTCAGTGCACCGGATGCCACGATTGGTTCGTTGGTTCAAATTGGCCGACAAGCAGTTGACCAACATACTGAAATACCACTGATTTGGCGGTTTATTTATCGTCAATTAAAGACATTGCCACAAAGTAATGCCAAACTAGAAACTGTCTTAAAAAGTTTAGATTATAAAAATATTCCAGCTAAATTAAAGCCGGAAATTGTAACGGGACTGTACGGTGACACGATTAATACGTCGGTTTCTAAATTAGAGGAATTTTATGAAAATGAATATGCTTATTTCTTAAAGTTTGGATTGAAGCTTAAAGAACGAGATATGTTTGAATTATCGCCAGCCAATACAGGTGAGTTCTTTCATGCAACGTTAGACCAATTGATTAAACGGATTCAACAATTGAAGGTGCCGATGAAGGAACTTAGTCAGTCGCAATTAGACGATTTAATCAACCAGGTAATCGACAATGTTAGCCAAGCGCCACAATTTATTATTTTAGCCAGCTCGGCTAGAATGAAGTATATCGGTGGCCAATTGAGTGCCACTGTTCATCAAATGGGGCAGGCTTTGTATCAGCAAAGTCAATATACGCCAATGCGACCAACTAAAACTGAGGTGTTGTTTGGTCAAATTCAAGATCAAACGGGCTTAGATGCTTTAAAATTTGAGCTACCAGATAATCGGCAGGTTAATGTTCGGGGGAAGATTGATCGAATTGATCAACTAACCACAGCTACCGGGAATTATTTAGGAATTGTCGATTATAAATCAGGCAAACGAGACTTTAAATTTGGTGATGCGTATTACGGCTTAGCAATGCAAATGTTGACGTATTTAAACGCAGTAGAATTAAATTTAGATCACTTAGACGTTGATCCAAATAGTAAACTAGCGGGTGCGCTGTACATGCATATTCAAAATCCGAAATTTAAGCAGGCAGATATTACTAAAGGATTAGGGCAGGCAAAATTAAAACAAAATAAATATAAGGGGCTATTACTTAGTGATCCTAATTTATTGGATCAATTGGATACACAGCTTGATGATACTTATGGTCATTCAGATATTTATCCATTATATAAAAAAAGTAAAGGTGGTTTTTCGGGAAAAGAATTGGTAACACCCGAACAAATGGAATTGCTGTTAAAACGTAATCGTGAACGGATTCAATACGCTGCACAACATATATTTGCGGGAGAAACTAATTTAAATCCGGTTAAGTGGCCTAATCAACAGACGGCGCTGCAGTATTCACCATATAAAGATATTTTTCAGTTTGATGCGATGTTACCGGAAAATAGTTATCGGCAATTACAATCACTGGATGCTAAGGAAGTCTTTGAACTATTAAAGGAGGAGCAAGACTAA
- a CDS encoding aspartate aminotransferase family protein, with protein sequence MAWENELGDQLFHQHQKYLAPTGLIQYYNLVIDHATGAEVFDVEGKRYIDLLGSASAMNAGHSNPHVIKAMKDQIDQLVSYDAGYFPNPTTIKLVERLAKIAPGNSPKKVSFGNSGSDANDGIIKFARAATGRSYIVSFNNSYHGTTFGAISAGACGPEMVRKIGPLVPNIVHVPYPDTYRCLPNETEHQIALRYFDLFMRPFNSYLPADEVACVLMEPIQGDAGIIKPPDEFVQLVYQFCQENGILFAMDEINQGLGRAGKMWASELYGIEPDLISVGKSLASGMPLSAVIGKTDVMEQLGVSAHVFTTAGNPICSAAAMATLDVIEGEHLPEKSAQDGEYAKQQFLQLQDKYNFIGDVRMYGLNGGIEIVKDRQTKERDQDGAAKIIFRAFQKGLILVKLAGNVLRFQPPLVITREQLDEVFAILDSVFSDFESGVIQLPEELQNMSW encoded by the coding sequence ATGGCTTGGGAAAATGAACTTGGAGATCAACTATTTCACCAGCACCAAAAATATCTGGCTCCAACCGGCTTGATTCAGTATTACAATTTAGTTATAGATCACGCCACGGGCGCAGAAGTGTTCGATGTGGAGGGCAAACGTTACATTGACCTTCTAGGCAGTGCTTCAGCGATGAATGCCGGTCACAGTAATCCCCATGTGATTAAGGCGATGAAAGATCAAATTGATCAATTGGTTAGTTATGATGCCGGCTATTTTCCTAATCCAACCACCATCAAGTTAGTGGAACGACTAGCTAAAATTGCACCGGGGAATTCACCCAAAAAGGTTTCATTTGGTAATTCCGGCTCTGATGCCAACGACGGCATTATTAAATTTGCCCGCGCCGCAACTGGCCGCTCGTATATCGTTTCATTTAATAACAGCTATCATGGTACAACATTCGGTGCAATTTCAGCTGGGGCATGTGGACCAGAAATGGTACGAAAAATTGGTCCACTGGTTCCTAATATTGTTCATGTTCCTTATCCCGACACCTATCGCTGCTTACCAAATGAAACTGAACATCAAATCGCACTACGTTACTTCGATTTGTTTATGCGTCCATTTAATAGTTATTTGCCAGCTGATGAAGTGGCATGTGTTTTAATGGAACCAATTCAAGGTGATGCCGGTATTATCAAGCCACCAGATGAATTTGTCCAGTTAGTTTATCAATTCTGTCAGGAAAATGGAATTTTATTTGCGATGGACGAAATTAATCAAGGACTCGGGCGCGCCGGAAAAATGTGGGCAAGTGAGCTTTACGGTATTGAGCCTGATTTAATTTCAGTTGGGAAATCTCTTGCCTCTGGAATGCCACTCAGTGCCGTAATTGGCAAGACAGACGTGATGGAACAACTGGGAGTTTCTGCTCATGTGTTTACTACTGCTGGCAATCCAATTTGTAGTGCTGCCGCAATGGCCACGTTAGATGTAATTGAAGGCGAACACTTACCAGAAAAATCAGCACAAGATGGTGAATACGCTAAGCAACAATTCCTCCAATTACAGGATAAATATAATTTTATTGGGGATGTCCGCATGTATGGATTGAATGGCGGAATTGAAATCGTCAAGGATCGCCAAACTAAGGAGCGAGATCAAGATGGAGCTGCTAAAATCATTTTCCGGGCGTTTCAAAAGGGACTCATCTTAGTTAAATTAGCTGGCAACGTATTAAGATTTCAGCCACCATTAGTAATTACACGTGAACAATTAGATGAAGTTTTCGCCATATTGGATTCGGTCTTTTCAGACTTTGAAAGCGGTGTAATTCAATTGCCTGAAGAGTTACAGAATATGAGTTGGTAA
- the pgmB gene encoding beta-phosphoglucomutase, with protein sequence MQFNNIKGFAFDLDGVIADTARFHGQAWHQTADEVGTVWTDELAENLKGISRMDSLELILNAGGYGQKYTTAQKETLATQKNDKYLELIKTLTPADILPGMKKFLDELKDQQYHLSVASASKNAPTILKQLKLTDYFDGIVDPATLHAGKPDPEIFVKAAEVMGLDPVNVAGLEDSSAGITSINSAGELSIGIGSQLNEAKIKFAVTDEVSLVAIKTQLIG encoded by the coding sequence ATGCAATTTAATAACATCAAAGGTTTTGCATTTGATTTAGATGGTGTAATTGCAGATACGGCGAGATTTCATGGCCAAGCCTGGCACCAAACTGCAGATGAAGTTGGAACAGTGTGGACTGACGAATTGGCTGAAAACTTAAAGGGAATTAGCCGGATGGATTCGTTAGAGCTCATTTTGAATGCCGGCGGATACGGCCAAAAATATACGACAGCACAAAAGGAAACTTTAGCAACTCAAAAAAATGATAAGTATTTGGAACTGATTAAAACATTAACGCCAGCAGATATTTTACCAGGAATGAAGAAATTTTTAGATGAACTGAAGGACCAACAATATCATTTATCGGTTGCTTCAGCATCTAAGAATGCGCCGACAATTTTAAAACAGTTAAAATTAACGGATTATTTCGATGGTATCGTTGACCCAGCGACATTACACGCTGGTAAACCAGATCCAGAAATATTTGTTAAGGCGGCTGAGGTAATGGGACTTGATCCGGTTAATGTTGCTGGTCTTGAGGATTCAAGTGCGGGAATTACTTCGATTAATTCCGCGGGAGAACTGTCGATTGGAATTGGATCGCAGTTGAACGAAGCCAAGATTAAATTTGCAGTGACTGATGAAGTTTCGTTGGTCGCAATAAAGACACAGCTAATCGGATAA
- a CDS encoding LacI family DNA-binding transcriptional regulator: MITIRDVAKRAGVSVSTASRALNNNPRISDTTRVKVRKIADKLGYLPNYNAKNLTLGKANVVGVIFPPIDEDSQDNPFYIDMLRGINDSSLSHNFVLSVAMGSTTAKLLQNVKSMVQQAKIKSFVVLYTDSNDSVIKYLRQQQLDFVVIGQPEEGYADRFVDNDNVAAGQAATDYLIKHFSVKHPLFVQSEHKWQYEINRRLGYEKSMQINGLAPTLFELPETNLAQSLTTFLANHTQIDAVISTDDLGFISFYQAWQTIRPQNDVPAICFNRSSLINLLGQKIATVDMLPKELGSAAAELLFKQQQRQKIIEYKIN, encoded by the coding sequence ATGATTACAATAAGGGATGTGGCTAAACGGGCAGGTGTGTCGGTATCAACTGCCTCGCGAGCTTTAAATAATAATCCACGTATTAGTGATACGACTAGAGTTAAAGTCAGAAAAATCGCTGATAAGCTGGGATATTTACCTAACTACAATGCTAAAAATTTAACATTAGGCAAAGCAAACGTGGTTGGCGTTATTTTTCCACCAATTGACGAAGATTCGCAGGATAACCCATTTTATATTGATATGTTACGCGGAATTAATGATTCCTCACTTTCTCACAATTTTGTTTTGTCTGTGGCGATGGGTTCAACCACTGCCAAGTTGTTGCAAAATGTAAAATCGATGGTACAGCAAGCTAAGATTAAATCGTTTGTTGTTTTATATACGGACAGTAATGATTCGGTAATTAAATATTTACGGCAGCAGCAATTAGATTTTGTCGTAATTGGGCAACCAGAAGAAGGATATGCAGATAGATTTGTCGATAACGACAATGTGGCAGCAGGGCAAGCGGCGACTGATTATTTGATCAAGCATTTTTCTGTTAAGCATCCCTTATTTGTCCAGTCTGAACATAAATGGCAATATGAAATTAATCGACGATTGGGTTATGAAAAAAGTATGCAAATAAATGGTTTAGCTCCCACTTTATTTGAATTACCAGAGACAAATTTAGCGCAATCACTAACCACTTTTTTAGCTAATCATACACAAATCGATGCGGTAATTAGTACTGATGATTTAGGTTTTATCAGTTTTTATCAAGCCTGGCAAACGATTAGGCCACAAAATGATGTGCCAGCAATTTGTTTTAATCGTAGTTCACTAATTAATTTATTGGGGCAAAAAATTGCGACGGTTGATATGCTGCCCAAAGAATTGGGATCTGCTGCAGCGGAGTTATTATTTAAACAGCAGCAACGACAAAAGATCATCGAATATAAAATTAATTAA
- a CDS encoding glycoside hydrolase family 65 protein, giving the protein MKRIFDVQPWHVTTTNWNPADKRLQESMTSLGNGNLGMRGFFEENYSGDTLAGIYLGGVWFPDKTRVGWWKNGYPKYFGKVINAVNFMATDIKINGESVDLAKDKISNFKLDLDMQQSVLTRTVTVHKQDATVRLVFERFISAAQKELVVQRIKVKNIGKTTVNIEVAATVDANVVNEDANYDETFWNVLTTNAVKQQAKVVAITKENDFGTPRFTVGTLATTKTELKPVGNEQTDTKAINNFGGQLAPNEQTVVEKRTVIVTSRDYSEQSELEQRMVELGNAISQQTYAELFEAHRDVWAKRWEKSDVKITGDDAAQQGIRFNLFQLFSTYYGEDSRLNIGPKGFTGEKYGGATYWDTEAFAVPVYLGITDPSVTRNLLMYRYQQLDGAFHNAREQGLKGALYPMVTFDGIESHNEWEITFEEIHRNGDIAFAIYNYTRYTGDESYVLNEGSRVLTEMSRFWADRVHFSKRNGKYMIHGVTGPDEYENNVDNNWYTNYLAKWTLKYTLEIVAQVTPEVAKKLQVTKEEKQQWQDIVDRMYLPEDKKLGIFVQHDGFLDKDIEPVSSIPADQLPINQHWSWDKILRSPYIKQGDVLQGVWDFIDDFTPEQKKRNFDFYEPLTVHESSLSAAIHSVLAADLKYEKQAVSMYERTSRLDLDNYNNDTSDGLHITSMTGGWLAIVQGFAGMRVRDGQLHFAPFLPQKWQSYQFRQLFRGRIVEVKVDQDGTRIDLLSGEPLTIDLAGKQVTLTK; this is encoded by the coding sequence ATGAAAAGAATATTCGATGTACAACCTTGGCACGTTACAACAACTAACTGGAATCCGGCTGACAAACGACTGCAAGAATCAATGACCAGTCTTGGTAATGGAAACTTAGGCATGCGTGGGTTCTTTGAAGAAAATTATAGCGGAGATACATTAGCAGGAATTTATCTAGGTGGGGTTTGGTTTCCCGATAAGACTAGGGTTGGCTGGTGGAAAAATGGTTATCCAAAATATTTTGGTAAGGTCATTAATGCAGTTAATTTCATGGCCACCGATATCAAGATTAATGGTGAATCAGTTGATTTAGCAAAAGACAAAATTAGTAACTTTAAATTAGATTTAGATATGCAACAGTCGGTATTAACAAGAACGGTGACGGTGCATAAACAGGATGCAACGGTAAGGTTAGTTTTTGAGCGTTTCATCAGTGCGGCCCAAAAAGAATTAGTAGTTCAACGAATCAAAGTTAAAAATATTGGTAAGACAACTGTAAACATTGAGGTTGCAGCAACTGTTGATGCGAATGTTGTCAATGAGGATGCTAATTATGATGAAACTTTTTGGAATGTACTGACAACAAATGCTGTTAAACAACAAGCCAAAGTAGTTGCAATTACTAAGGAAAATGATTTTGGGACACCGCGATTTACTGTTGGGACACTAGCAACCACTAAAACTGAACTGAAACCAGTTGGAAATGAGCAGACAGATACTAAGGCTATCAATAATTTCGGCGGTCAATTAGCTCCTAACGAGCAAACAGTTGTTGAAAAGCGAACGGTGATTGTGACATCACGAGATTATTCTGAACAATCAGAGCTAGAACAACGAATGGTTGAATTGGGGAATGCAATTTCACAGCAAACATACGCTGAGTTATTTGAAGCGCACCGAGATGTTTGGGCAAAGCGATGGGAAAAATCAGATGTCAAAATTACTGGCGATGATGCGGCGCAACAAGGAATTCGATTTAACTTATTTCAGTTGTTTTCAACTTATTATGGCGAAGACTCACGGCTTAACATTGGGCCAAAAGGGTTCACTGGTGAAAAATATGGTGGTGCCACATATTGGGATACCGAGGCCTTTGCAGTGCCAGTTTATTTAGGAATTACAGATCCATCTGTGACTCGAAATCTGTTGATGTATCGTTATCAACAGCTAGATGGTGCCTTTCATAATGCCAGAGAACAGGGCTTAAAGGGTGCACTCTATCCAATGGTGACTTTTGACGGGATTGAGTCGCACAATGAGTGGGAAATTACATTCGAAGAAATTCACCGCAATGGTGATATCGCTTTTGCAATTTACAATTACACCCGGTATACCGGGGATGAGTCATATGTGCTTAATGAAGGGAGTCGTGTGCTAACTGAAATGTCACGGTTTTGGGCAGACCGCGTTCACTTTTCAAAACGTAATGGTAAGTATATGATTCACGGAGTTACTGGTCCTGATGAATATGAAAATAACGTTGATAACAATTGGTACACTAACTACCTTGCCAAATGGACACTGAAATATACGTTGGAAATAGTTGCGCAGGTGACACCAGAAGTAGCGAAAAAATTACAGGTGACAAAAGAGGAAAAACAACAGTGGCAAGATATTGTTGATCGGATGTATTTACCTGAAGATAAAAAACTTGGTATCTTTGTGCAACACGATGGCTTTTTGGATAAGGATATTGAACCAGTTAGTTCAATTCCAGCCGATCAACTGCCAATTAATCAACATTGGTCTTGGGATAAAATTTTACGATCACCATATATTAAGCAGGGCGATGTCTTACAAGGTGTTTGGGATTTCATTGATGACTTTACACCGGAACAAAAGAAACGTAACTTTGATTTTTATGAACCATTGACGGTCCATGAATCTAGTTTATCAGCTGCAATTCACTCAGTGTTAGCTGCTGATTTAAAGTATGAAAAACAGGCAGTTTCAATGTACGAACGAACATCACGTTTGGATCTGGACAATTATAATAATGACACAAGCGATGGCCTGCATATTACGTCAATGACCGGTGGCTGGCTTGCAATTGTGCAGGGCTTTGCGGGGATGCGTGTTCGAGATGGACAATTACATTTTGCTCCATTCTTACCGCAAAAATGGCAATCATATCAATTCAGACAACTGTTTAGAGGCCGAATCGTCGAAGTTAAAGTTGATCAAGATGGCACTCGGATTGATCTATTGTCAGGGGAACCATTAACCATTGATTTAGCTGGTAAACAAGTGACGTTAACCAAATAA
- a CDS encoding QueT transporter family protein, producing the protein MNSKTSFFGIRNTADLAKVAVVAALYVVVTIVLAPFSFGAYQLRLSETFNHLALFNKRYVLAVTLGVATANITSPLGIIDIVWGSFQTLVMLVLIRFLTKHVSNLIVKMIIAILVTTFMMWMIALELAWVGNAAFWPTFWAAWLSTGIGELLSMSVGAVLIYFLNKAVDLKK; encoded by the coding sequence ATGAATTCTAAGACTAGTTTTTTTGGTATCCGCAACACTGCTGATCTAGCAAAAGTTGCGGTTGTCGCTGCACTCTACGTCGTTGTTACGATAGTCTTGGCACCCTTTAGCTTCGGCGCATATCAATTGCGATTGTCAGAAACATTTAATCATCTGGCACTTTTTAACAAACGATATGTTTTAGCCGTTACGCTGGGCGTGGCCACTGCTAACATTACTTCACCACTAGGAATCATCGACATTGTTTGGGGAAGTTTCCAAACGTTAGTAATGTTAGTGTTGATTCGATTCTTAACCAAACACGTTTCTAATTTAATCGTCAAAATGATTATTGCTATTTTGGTTACTACATTTATGATGTGGATGATTGCATTAGAACTTGCTTGGGTTGGAAATGCTGCTTTTTGGCCAACATTTTGGGCTGCTTGGTTATCAACTGGAATTGGTGAATTATTATCAATGAGCGTCGGTGCTGTTTTGATTTACTTTTTAAATAAAGCGGTTGATCTAAAAAAGTAG
- a CDS encoding SLC45 family MFS transporter, protein MEQTQTKSSEHKLPRLSMSTIWMMNFGFFGVQMAFSLQSSNMGRIFQTLGADPTKLGFFFILPPLAGLVVQPLVGYYSDRTWMPKIGRRLPYLIVGSIVAVIVMALLPNSGSFGFGFGSVAALMFGAITILFMDLSSNVAMQPFKMMVGDMVNEEQKGFAYSIQSLLSNSGSVLACIFPYLLTILGIANTAPKGEIPPSVVISFYAGAIILIICSLFTVLKVKEYDPAQYAAYHGIKEESMHEKANIFKLLKDAPKVFWTITLVQFFCWMGFQYLWTYGAGAIAKNVWQTVNASSAAYQEAGNWFGILSGLYALAAVAWSFVLTRVPNDKHKPAYTISLILGAIGFISVFFVHDQWFLLVSFILIGISWAAMMTFPFTILTNALSGSNIGTYLGLFNGSICLPQIVASVASFAVFPLMGSSMPAMILLAGILMAIGAIAVNGITETYGE, encoded by the coding sequence ATGGAACAAACACAAACAAAGAGTAGTGAACATAAGCTGCCCAGATTATCAATGTCTACCATTTGGATGATGAACTTTGGCTTTTTCGGGGTTCAAATGGCGTTTTCACTACAAAGTTCCAACATGGGTCGGATTTTTCAAACGTTAGGTGCAGATCCAACGAAACTAGGTTTTTTCTTTATTTTACCTCCATTAGCTGGATTAGTAGTGCAGCCGTTAGTTGGATACTATTCAGATAGAACTTGGATGCCTAAAATCGGCCGCCGATTACCATATTTAATTGTAGGTTCAATCGTTGCGGTAATCGTAATGGCATTACTACCAAACTCAGGTAGTTTCGGATTTGGATTTGGATCTGTTGCTGCATTAATGTTTGGTGCGATTACAATTCTATTTATGGATCTGTCTTCAAACGTAGCCATGCAACCGTTCAAGATGATGGTCGGTGACATGGTGAATGAAGAACAAAAAGGATTCGCTTATTCAATTCAAAGTTTACTATCCAATAGTGGTTCAGTGTTGGCTTGTATTTTTCCTTATTTATTAACAATACTTGGAATTGCAAATACTGCTCCTAAAGGTGAAATACCACCTTCCGTTGTGATTTCGTTTTATGCCGGTGCCATTATTTTAATTATTTGTAGTTTATTTACAGTTCTCAAAGTAAAAGAATATGATCCTGCACAATACGCTGCTTATCATGGTATTAAAGAAGAAAGCATGCATGAAAAAGCTAATATTTTCAAATTATTGAAGGATGCGCCCAAAGTATTTTGGACTATCACACTCGTTCAATTCTTCTGTTGGATGGGTTTCCAATATTTATGGACATATGGCGCCGGGGCCATTGCTAAAAATGTTTGGCAAACGGTAAATGCGTCCAGCGCAGCCTACCAAGAAGCTGGTAACTGGTTTGGAATTCTTTCCGGATTATATGCATTAGCCGCAGTAGCATGGTCATTTGTATTAACACGGGTTCCCAATGATAAGCATAAACCAGCCTATACGATTAGCTTGATACTTGGTGCGATTGGATTTATCTCGGTATTCTTTGTCCATGATCAATGGTTCTTATTAGTTTCATTTATTTTAATTGGAATCTCATGGGCAGCGATGATGACATTTCCATTTACCATCCTAACCAATGCATTATCAGGATCTAACATTGGTACTTATCTTGGATTGTTTAACGGTAGTATTTGTCTTCCTCAAATTGTTGCGTCTGTAGCTAGTTTTGCAGTGTTCCCATTAATGGGGTCTTCAATGCCAGCAATGATATTATTAGCCGGAATTCTGATGGCGATTGGTGCCATTGCAGTTAACGGCATAACAGAAACTTACGGTGAATAA